GAGTTGGATACGAAGAATCTTGGATTCTTCATGTTCAAGTGTGCcctgaaaaataacattaaatattaaaccgTTTCTTGCAAACCAGTTATACCTGTACATTAACTTACGTCATGTATCGTGTTACCTCGGCTTCTTCAAGAGCGGTCTGGATTTCTGATTTTTCAGTCTCCACTGTTTTCTTTGCCTTCTCCAGTTCATGGATGGTCTTTCCAGTCTCACCAATCTGTTCAGTCAGGTCAGAAatctcctctgaaatgagaaatGAGAGTAGTaattgctttttgtttgttttaattcattgtttaaaaatatttcaattaaCATTTGTATGTGACTTTTAATTTCTAAGTCACATACGCTGCAgattcttgttctctctcttcagGGTCTCCAGTTGGTCAAGAGCTTCCTCATATGAGTTCTTCATCTTAAAGAGTTCAGTGCTGAGAGAGCGAGCCTCTTTCTGAGCTCCCTCCAGCTCAGCCTGACCTTCTTCATACTTCTGCTTCCATTCTGCCAAAACCTGGAAggtaaaattacatttgtattcagacagacagattttgGTGCATTTTCATTGTTCAGTTTTAGCCAACAAGCCCTTTACCTTGTCAAAGTTCCTTTGCTTCTTGTCAAAATTGGCAGCCAGAGCATTGGCTCTCTCAACATCAATCATGAGGTCCTCCACTTCACTGTGAAGTCTCTGTTTGGTCTTCTCCAGAGAGGCACACTTGGAATTTACAGCTTCAATCGATTCCTCAGCATCTTGTAGACGCTGGGCAAGCTTTTTCCTGAGAAGGTCAAATTTTGTAATGTGACATGTTTATCTAGCAACTGCGTCTTTGTGTTGAAAATGAGGAACTGTTTACTTGTTACAATTCAGCATTTACTAACTTGGCCTCTTCAAGCTCCTCAGTACGCTGGATGGCATCTGTCTCATATTTGCTTCTCCACTGAGCCACTTCACTGTTGGCCTTGGACATTCCACGCTGCAGCTCAGCCTTGGCCTCCTGCTCTTCCTCAAACTGCTCTCTGAGCAAGTCACAGTCATGACGTGCTGACTGGACAGCATGAGCCAGAGCGTTCTTTGCCtaaaattaaacacacattttttttagacTGTGCTTGTTGTTTTAACTTGGTGTTGCTGAACTATAATACAAATGTGAAACaattaaaattatgtcaaacactgcattttaataGTACCTTGACTTCCTCCTCAATTTGTCTTTTGAGTTCTTCAATCTGCTGTGTGTAAGCTTGTTTTCCTCTGGTCAGCTGAGAAACAAGTGCTTCCTTCTCCTCCAGCTGACGACCAAATTCACCTTGGAAAATAGGGCAAATTAATTTAAAACCATGAAGCAAATATTCTGATTAAGATTTTTAGTTGCTTTGCGTTTAATTACCATTCTCAGTCTGAAGTCTTGCTCTTTGTGCACTCAAGTCATTCAGTTGACGAACATGTTCATCATTTTTAGCTTTAAATTCGCTGAGCTGATCCTCAAGAGTCCGACACATCTTCTCTAGATTTGCCTAGAAATATATACTCagtgaaaataattgaaatgaAGAAGGATGCTGACACATTTTAATTATATCCCGTATGGAATGCAGTATATAATCTTTCAAGCACATTTCATCCACCTTAGCTGTGCTTTAATGTGCATGAAACAGAACATGAAGTAACTAAACACCCTACATTGTTTTCTATGCAAACTATATTTTTCCTCTCAATGTTAACACACCTTTGCTTTTGCCACAGCCTCCATGTTACTGGATAGGTCATCTATCTCCAACTTGTATtcactcttctccttctccagctTCTGTTTGACCCTTTGAAGGTTGTCGATCTGCTCTCCAAGCTCAGCAACACTGTCAGCTTGTTTCTTGCGGAGGGCAGCAGCTGTGGCTTCATGCTGCAGAGTGGATTCTTCCAGATCACGCCGCAGCTTCTGGAACTCTGCTTCACGCCTCTTATTCATCTCTATCTGAGCAGCTGTGGCTCCACCAGCCTCTTCAAGCCTCTCACTGATCTCTTCAAGTTCCCTGGAGAGATCAGCTCTCTGCTTCTCAACTTTAGCACGAGCTGCACGCTCAGCCTCAATTTCCTCTTCTAGCTCTTCAATACGAGCCTGAAAGAAAGATTTTCAGTCATTAGATATATGTGTTAGATGTATAAATAGATTACATTAAATGTAGCTTAATTGAATGTTACGTTTCTGCAGAAATTAATTACCTGGAGCTCCTTAATCTTCTTCTGAAGCTGAGCTCCCAAGGATTGTTCATCTTCAATTTTGCTCAGAAGTTGGCTGATTTCGAAGTCTTTCCTTTTATGAAAATGGCATAGAATACATCCTTATTTCATCTCGTTTGAACAAATGAATTATTTGTTATCTACACTGTATGGTGGTGTATATACTTTTTGATCTTCTCTTCAGATTGCTGCTTTTCATTCTCCAGGTCCATTATGGACTCCTGTGCCAGTTTCAAGTCACCCTCAAGCTTCCTCTTGGCTCTTTCAAGGTCCATGCGGAGTTTTTTCTCTTGCTCCAATGAACCTTCAAGCTATAATTCATGGAAAGCAGAGATTCTTAGGAAGGCACAGAAGGACTGTAGAGTATATTTGTTGTATATATTGTTGTTTGATCTTACATCATCCACTTGTTGTTCAAGCTTTGTCTTAGATTTGGTCAAAGTGTTGACTTTGTCTTCCTCTGCCTGGAGATCATCAAGAGTTTGCTGGTGTGCCTCTTGGAGGGCTTTCTTCTCCTTGGTAAGCTTGGCAAAGCTCTCATCCTGAGAAGCCATCTCCTCAGTCAAGTTTTTCACCtgtgtgaaaatatttttaaacggTATATTATCATTAATTTATGAATATTGCTTTCTCACATGATATAAACCTTGCACGTCTAATCTTTCACAGTCTTTAACTGCACTTATATGTATAAACTATTAACCTTGTTCTCAGTGGCATGTTTCTCCTTCTCCACTTTAGCCAAGGTGAGTTCCAGATCATCAATGTCCTTCTTCAGCTCAGAGCACTCATCCTCCAGTTTCCTCTTCTTAGCGGTCAGCTCAGCATTGatttcctcctcatcctccagTCTCTCATTTGTCTCTTTGAGTTTGGCCTCAAGCTGGATCTTGCTCTTAATGAGGCCCTCACACCTTTCCTCAGCATCAGCCAGATTCTCTGTTTCCTGTGAgttattagcattttttaagcatttttaagaTTATCCCATGTCTTGAAATGTTCAAACTTcattgtaaagacttacagctGTTACTGCCAGTTGCAGGTCATTTTTCTCCTGAAGAACTGACACCATCTTCTCTTCAAGCTCTTTCTTCTTGGCCAGTGCTTTTGCCAGATCTTCCTTCATTTTTTCATAGTTCTCTTTCATGgcagccatttctttttctgtttctgcgcTCTTCAGAAGAGGCTTGATCTTGAAGTACAGCTTCATCCATGGCCAGTGTTTCACATTCATGAATGAGCGGATGTTGTATTGAATAGTGAAGATGGACTCTCTAGAATGAAAATGGTTCAGTTCTTCATGCTGCATTTTCAATTTTAAGATTATATCTTTATTATTCTTGTGTGTTTAAATATTCATGTGATGTCTGTCTGCTTTATTAATCTAATAATACCTCCTCTCCGACATCTTGAAAATCTCTCTCCTCATAAGGTAGCCACGACACAATGCTTGAGTCATTGTCACCAGCGTTGCTAGTTTTTCATCTCGCATCTCCTCAAGGGTACCAAGTAGACCAGCTTTGAAGAAGACctaaacagacattttataaAGTTACTGACCCAGCTTTTACTGTGTACCTACAAAGtatgtttaatatatatttacacactcGTAGAATTTAGCTCACATTTGCTGTTATAAAGCATTCTGTATTAGTATGGGACCTCGTTCATTCATGCTTGTCCTGATCCACCAAGAAACTTAAAAATGTCATCTAATTCACCACAGATATTTATATTCTCTGTGTATTTTTCCATGGACTAGTGACCTATctaaggtgtatcctgccttctgcccaatgaccactcAGATTGGCTTCATGCCCCCCGCCGTCGACCCGGAAacataagcagtttagaaagtAACAGACAGGTACCATGTTTCACCATTGCAGACATTGACACAGATTTTATATTTCAGTTAAGTAGTCGGTCATTAATATACATGAAATAAATTTTAGACTTCCAATATGCTATATTCCCATGTTATGAAAATAATTTGAGCTACCATTAATAGTAACACTGACCTTGGTGTGCCCAAACTTGTACTGGGTGTGGTCCACATCAATGGAGCCCAAGAGTTTCTCTGAGGCTTTTTTATTGTCAATGAACTGTCCCTCTGGGATGACACTGGCATTCAGGACTTTGTATCTGTTTTCACAATTGTGTTTCAGTAAATGTGGCAAATTAGTAACTGTTTGTAACTATTTTGTaactgttttatatttttaaatgagacGACTATGAAAGCGACCTTTGCTTGAAGTCAGCATAGAGGATTCTGCTGGGGAATCcctttctgcagattctgatACCCTCCAGCACACCATTACACCTCAGCTGGTGGATAACTAGGAAATTCTCCATCAGACCTAAAGGTATAGGAGTAATGATGCCATGtatattttgaattttgaatatattttcacaatatacaCGTTATGAAGAGCACCTACCTGGAGTCTTGGACTCATTAGGAATCAAGCAGCGGACAAAGTGAGGGTGAGTGCTCCTCAAGTTGGTCATCAGCTTGGCCAAGTTCTCCTGTGGATTTTGTGTCATGACAGTGTCTGTTAACTAAGGTCATGCAGACTGGCACATGCATCCTCTTCTAATATTCATATCTTATTTCAGTATAAAAGTGTTTTACCCTGAACACAGCAGACACAGTCTGGAAGGAACCGCCCTTCTTTTTCCCACCCTTCTTACCTTTTCCACCAgcatctgttaaaaaaaaaaagtaattaatcTATATCATAGTGTAGTTACTGCTGCAGATTTAATAAATCTTTGTACTGATTTCCATTAGTTCTCAAAAATTATgtataattagattttttttaagcatgtataAGTTTTTTTTGTCTGCTTACCATCGGCACCAGCGTGACCTTCATACAAGTGAGCCAGAAGTTTGTTTGCTGACTTCTGGTACAGCTGCACAACAGATTCATTCAGGGGGTCTTTGTTCTTGTCCAGCCAGCCAGTAATGTTGTAATCTACAGTGCCAGCATAGTGTACAAGAGAGAAATGGGCTTCTGCTTTGCCCTTGGCAGGCTTTGGCTTCTGGAAGGCGTTACACTTGCCAAGATGCTGGTCATGCAGCTTGTTCTTGAAGGATGTATCTGTTGCCTTGGGAAACATGCACTCCTCTTCAAGGATGGAGAAGATGCCCATTGGCTAATTATGACAGATTTAGACAGGGGAGTTACATGAGAGCACCTTTGTAAAGATAGTGTTTATTCTTTGAAAGTGGCTGTTGGTTCTAAGCACATTACCTTCTCAATAAGCTCAATGCAGGCAGCCAGGTCCATACCAAAGTCAATGAACACCCATTCAATCCCTTCTTTCTTGTACTCCTCTTGTTCCAGCACAAACATGTGGTGGTTGAAGAACTGTTGCAGCTTCTCATTTGTGAAGTTGATGCACAGCTGCTCCAAGCTGTTGAACTGCCATGACATTGTGATCAGTTGTAAAAGTTGTACAAATCACAAtgtaatacatttgaaaattaaAATCAGGGAATACTTACATCAAAGATCTCAAATCCAGCGATGTCCAGCACACCAATGAAGAACTGCCTCTGCTGTTTTGTATCTAACATCTCATTGATACGAACGACCATCCACAAGAACATTTTCTCATAGACGGACTTGCAAAGAGCCATTGTTGAATTGTTGACCTGTAGAGTTCAAAAGTATTCTTTGTTACTTCGTAGGTATTTGAAAAAAcctttgttcttgttttggtcAAATAATAGCACATTACCTGAGGTACAGTCTGGCCTTTGGTCACAAACTCGTTTCCGACCTTGACTCTGGGGTAGCACAAAGCTTTCAGCATGTCAGCTGAGTTCAGGCCCAGAAGGTAGGCGATTTTATCAGCCACTGAagataaatgttaaaatgtttctcgTTAGGAATTGATGCAAATGCTTCTAATTAAGCCAAATTTATCTTGTGATTTACCCTCAGTGCCGTCAGGCTCAGcctgctcctctctctgcttttgCTTGAACTTCATGTTGCCGTGATGCACCACAGCACCAGTCAGCTTGTAGATGTTAATTTtctcatcagcagtgaagcccAGAATGTCAATAGCAGTCTGTGTTTGGTGAAACAGATTTGATGGACCAGAATGaggcatatttttaaaaaaaaacatctgaagttCAGTGAAGTTGTACTTACATCTGTGGCAATGAATTCTTCCACATCGTCGATGCTCTTAACTGTGATTTCACCCTGGCTGATCATATGGTAGTCATAGGGGTTGgtggtgatgagcagtgcctctGTGTGAAAGACAAAATAAAGTCTTTAGACCAGATCAGTTCTACAACTAAACTAAGAAGAAATGGTAGCAATAAGCCTTTAGGTTCCGTACCAAGCAGCTCTGGCTTGTGTCCAGTCATGAGCTGGTAGAAGATGTGGTAGCTCCTCTCAGCAGACAGCTGGAAAGTGACTCTTGACTTTTCCAGTAGATCTGTCAAAATGTTGATATTAGTAATAGTTGCATTTACTAACATGATCTGTGCCTTCATTGTTTCAGTTAGATTTTTAAGACTCTCCATGTTCTTGAACAGAAGAGAGTAAAGTGGTGCAGTTTTGCCGAGTTAATGAACAACAAACAAGTGCAGACAGGCTGTGGAGTCTTTGCTTGCTGCATTGGGCACATAGCAAGTAcccctttttttaaagttacaaTAGCCCCCC
This genomic interval from Pygocentrus nattereri isolate fPygNat1 chromosome 21, fPygNat1.pri, whole genome shotgun sequence contains the following:
- the LOC108416101 gene encoding myosin heavy chain, fast skeletal muscle-like gives rise to the protein MGDGEMECFGPAAIYLRKSERERTEAQNKPFDAKTAYFVAEPAEMYLKGTLKSKEGGKATVKTLCGKTLTVKEDDIYPMNPPKFDKIEDMAMMTHLNEPCVLYNLKERYAAWMIYTYSGLFCITVNPYKWLPVYDAVVVTGYRGKKRIEAPPHIFSISDNAYQFMLTDRENQSVLITGESGAGKTVNTKRVIQYFATVAVTGQKKAEPVPGKMQGSLEDQIIAANPLLEAYGNAKTIRNDNSSRFGKFIRIHFGQTGKLASADIETYLLEKSRVTFQLSAERSYHIFYQLMTGHKPELLEALLITTNPYDYHMISQGEITVKSIDDVEEFIATDTAIDILGFTADEKINIYKLTGAVVHHGNMKFKQKQREEQAEPDGTEVADKIAYLLGLNSADMLKALCYPRVKVGNEFVTKGQTVPQVNNSTMALCKSVYEKMFLWMVVRINEMLDTKQQRQFFIGVLDIAGFEIFDFNSLEQLCINFTNEKLQQFFNHHMFVLEQEEYKKEGIEWVFIDFGMDLAACIELIEKPMGIFSILEEECMFPKATDTSFKNKLHDQHLGKCNAFQKPKPAKGKAEAHFSLVHYAGTVDYNITGWLDKNKDPLNESVVQLYQKSANKLLAHLYEGHADAGGKGKKGGKKKGGSFQTVSAVFRENLAKLMTNLRSTHPHFVRCLIPNESKTPGLMENFLVIHQLRCNGVLEGIRICRKGFPSRILYADFKQRYKVLNASVIPEGQFIDNKKASEKLLGSIDVDHTQYKFGHTKVFFKAGLLGTLEEMRDEKLATLVTMTQALCRGYLMRREIFKMSERRESIFTIQYNIRSFMNVKHWPWMKLYFKIKPLLKSAETEKEMAAMKENYEKMKEDLAKALAKKKELEEKMVSVLQEKNDLQLAVTAETENLADAEERCEGLIKSKIQLEAKLKETNERLEDEEEINAELTAKKRKLEDECSELKKDIDDLELTLAKVEKEKHATENKVKNLTEEMASQDESFAKLTKEKKALQEAHQQTLDDLQAEEDKVNTLTKSKTKLEQQVDDLEGSLEQEKKLRMDLERAKRKLEGDLKLAQESIMDLENEKQQSEEKIKKKDFEISQLLSKIEDEQSLGAQLQKKIKELQARIEELEEEIEAERAARAKVEKQRADLSRELEEISERLEEAGGATAAQIEMNKRREAEFQKLRRDLEESTLQHEATAAALRKKQADSVAELGEQIDNLQRVKQKLEKEKSEYKLEIDDLSSNMEAVAKAKANLEKMCRTLEDQLSEFKAKNDEHVRQLNDLSAQRARLQTENGEFGRQLEEKEALVSQLTRGKQAYTQQIEELKRQIEEEVKAKNALAHAVQSARHDCDLLREQFEEEQEAKAELQRGMSKANSEVAQWRSKYETDAIQRTEELEEAKKKLAQRLQDAEESIEAVNSKCASLEKTKQRLHSEVEDLMIDVERANALAANFDKKQRNFDKVLAEWKQKYEEGQAELEGAQKEARSLSTELFKMKNSYEEALDQLETLKRENKNLQQEISDLTEQIGETGKTIHELEKAKKTVETEKSEIQTALEEAEGTLEHEESKILRIQLELNEVKSEIDRRLAEKDEEMEQIKRNSQRVIESMQSTLDSEIRSRNDALRIKKKMEGDLNEMEIQLSHANRQAAEAQKQLRNVQGQLKDAQLHLDEAIRGQEEMKEQFAMVERRNNLMLAEIEELRAALEQTERGHKLAEQELVDASERVALLHSQNTSLINTKKKLEADLVQIQGEVDDTVQEARNAEEKAKKAITDAAMMAEELKKEQDTSAHLERMKKNLEVTVKDLQHRLDEAESLAMKGGKEQLHKLESRVRELEAEVEGEQRRSADAVKGVRKYERRVKELTYQTEEDKKNVNRLQDLVDKLQAKVKAYKRQAEEAEEQANTHLSRFRKVQHELEEAQERADIAESQVNKLRARSRDAGKGKEVAE